In Nitrospira sp., the following proteins share a genomic window:
- the folD gene encoding bifunctional methylenetetrahydrofolate dehydrogenase/methenyltetrahydrofolate cyclohydrolase FolD, whose translation MAAKLIDGKVLAQSIRERMAKDVAELHAKTGVRPGLAVILVGDDPASHLYVKNKQKACDAAGIYVDEHKLTASTSQADLLALIKKKNEDPKVHGILVQLPLPKHIDSRVILDAVSPAKDADGFHPYNLGRLLEGNPTFEACTPKGIIAMIESTDAGIEGKRAVVVGRSTIVGKPVALMLLHRNATVTVCHSKTKDLPALCREADILVVAIGKAKFVTADMVKDGAMVIDVGTNQLPDKSFVGDVDFGPVSQKAGWISPVPGGVGPMTITMLLNNTVESAKRFAANG comes from the coding sequence GTGGCGGCGAAATTGATCGATGGCAAGGTGCTGGCGCAATCCATCCGTGAGCGTATGGCGAAAGATGTGGCTGAGCTCCACGCAAAGACGGGGGTGCGTCCCGGTCTCGCGGTAATCCTGGTCGGCGACGATCCGGCCTCCCATCTCTACGTTAAGAATAAGCAGAAGGCTTGCGATGCGGCGGGCATCTACGTGGATGAGCACAAGCTGACGGCCTCGACGAGTCAAGCCGACCTCCTGGCCCTAATCAAAAAGAAAAATGAGGACCCAAAAGTGCACGGCATCCTCGTGCAGTTGCCGTTGCCGAAGCACATTGACAGCAGGGTGATTCTGGACGCCGTCTCGCCCGCGAAGGACGCGGACGGATTTCACCCCTACAATCTGGGCCGTCTGCTCGAAGGCAATCCGACGTTCGAAGCCTGCACACCCAAGGGCATCATCGCGATGATCGAATCTACTGACGCGGGCATCGAGGGAAAGCGGGCGGTGGTGGTGGGGCGCAGCACTATCGTGGGTAAACCCGTGGCGCTCATGTTGCTGCATCGCAACGCGACGGTGACCGTCTGTCATTCAAAGACGAAAGATTTGCCAGCGCTCTGCCGCGAAGCGGACATTCTCGTCGTGGCGATCGGCAAGGCCAAGTTCGTGACGGCCGACATGGTCAAGGACGGTGCGATGGTGATCGACGTGGGCACCAATCAGTTGCCGGACAAGTCCTTTGTGGGGGACGTGGATTTCGGGCCGGTGAGCCAGAAGGCTGGCTGGATTTCGCCGGTCCCGGGCGGCGTCGGTCCAATGACGATCACCATGCTGCTGAACAATACGGTCGAATCAGCCAAGCGCTTCGCCGCTAATGGCTAG
- a CDS encoding 5,10-methylenetetrahydrofolate reductase yields the protein MSTGPRRRLKEILDRGEFAVTVEYNPPKGTNVQLILDNAKLLLGRVSGVNVTDNTAAIMRASSLSVCKLLHDMGHDPVMQMTCRDRNRIGMQSDLLGAHLLGIRNILCLTGDYPTVGDHKDAKPVYDLDSVQVMQLVKGFNEGCDLAGNKLDGVTEYLIGAAVTPEMDPQGPMLAKFEAKVRAGASFFQTQAIYDTAHLAKFMQTVRPFKAKVLAGILLLRSAKMAEFLNANIPGISVPTETVAELRAAGPKHEQEVGIDIALRTIKAVRPHCDGVHLMVLKATDRLPDLLTKAELG from the coding sequence ATGAGCACCGGTCCTCGTAGACGTCTTAAGGAAATTCTCGACCGCGGCGAATTCGCCGTCACTGTCGAGTACAACCCTCCAAAAGGCACTAACGTCCAGCTCATCCTCGATAATGCCAAGCTGCTGCTTGGGCGTGTGAGCGGCGTGAACGTCACGGACAACACCGCGGCAATCATGCGGGCCAGCTCACTCTCAGTGTGCAAACTGCTGCATGACATGGGACACGATCCGGTCATGCAGATGACCTGCCGCGACCGCAACCGGATCGGCATGCAGTCTGATCTGCTCGGTGCGCATCTGCTGGGCATCCGAAACATCCTCTGCCTGACCGGCGATTATCCAACGGTCGGCGACCACAAGGATGCCAAGCCAGTCTACGATTTGGACTCTGTGCAGGTCATGCAACTGGTCAAGGGTTTCAACGAAGGGTGCGACCTGGCCGGCAACAAGCTCGACGGGGTGACCGAATACTTGATCGGCGCGGCGGTCACGCCTGAAATGGATCCGCAGGGGCCAATGCTGGCAAAATTCGAAGCCAAGGTGAGGGCCGGGGCGTCCTTCTTTCAGACTCAGGCCATCTACGACACGGCACACCTCGCCAAATTCATGCAAACCGTCCGGCCGTTCAAGGCGAAAGTACTGGCGGGGATTCTCCTGCTACGCTCGGCTAAGATGGCCGAGTTTCTCAACGCGAACATCCCCGGCATTTCCGTTCCTACTGAGACGGTCGCCGAGTTGCGCGCGGCTGGCCCTAAGCACGAACAGGAAGTCGGTATCGACATCGCCCTCCGGACGATCAAGGCCGTGCGCCCACACTGCGACGGCGTGCATCTGATGGTGCTGAAAGCCACCGATCGCCTTCCAGACCTTCTAACAAAGGCTGAATTGGGCTGA
- the panB gene encoding 3-methyl-2-oxobutanoate hydroxymethyltransferase, whose protein sequence is MTVPAFQQYKREGKKLILVTAYDALFTNIVEQAGIEAILVGDSLGVVVQGKPDTLSVTMEDMYYHTRLVAGAAQRALVIADMPFLSYQVSVEEAVRNAGRLIQAGAAAVKLEGGAPVLDRVQAITRFGIPVMGHLGMTPQSVHQYGGYKVQGKDRMQSEAMIADAKALEAAGAFAMVLEAIPASLAKQITSTVTIPTIGIGAGAHCDGQVLVLHDLLGLLDSFAPKFLKPYAHLKADALQALRCYKEEVEQGKYPSDSESYH, encoded by the coding sequence ATGACCGTTCCAGCATTCCAGCAGTACAAGCGCGAGGGCAAAAAGCTGATCCTCGTGACGGCCTATGACGCGCTCTTCACGAATATCGTCGAGCAGGCAGGGATCGAAGCAATCCTGGTTGGCGACTCGCTGGGCGTCGTTGTGCAGGGCAAGCCGGATACGCTCTCGGTGACGATGGAAGACATGTACTATCACACGAGACTTGTCGCGGGTGCCGCGCAGCGTGCGCTTGTGATTGCGGACATGCCGTTTCTCTCCTATCAGGTCAGCGTGGAGGAAGCGGTCCGCAATGCTGGCCGCTTGATCCAGGCGGGAGCGGCGGCGGTGAAGCTCGAAGGCGGCGCGCCGGTACTCGACCGTGTGCAGGCTATAACCCGTTTCGGCATTCCGGTCATGGGCCACCTCGGCATGACGCCGCAGTCCGTCCACCAATACGGCGGCTACAAGGTGCAGGGGAAGGACCGGATGCAGTCGGAGGCGATGATCGCCGACGCGAAGGCCCTTGAAGCGGCCGGTGCCTTTGCAATGGTGCTGGAGGCCATCCCCGCATCGCTTGCGAAACAAATCACCTCCACCGTGACTATTCCCACCATCGGCATCGGCGCGGGCGCGCATTGCGACGGGCAGGTGCTGGTGCTACACGATCTGTTGGGCCTCCTCGACAGCTTTGCGCCGAAGTTTCTCAAGCCCTACGCCCACCTCAAGGCCGACGCGCTCCAGGCCCTGCGCTGCTACAAAGAGGAAGTGGAGCAGGGGAAGTATCCGTCCGATTCCGAGAGTTATCACTAG
- the queF gene encoding NADPH-dependent 7-cyano-7-deazaguanine reductase QueF, with protein MPRLGYNAQHATSGLHAKLPAIETFPNQYQGYEITIEIPEYTAICPKTGLPDFGTITLRYTPNKDCLELKSLKMYIHAYRNLGIFYENAVNRILAHVVDACKPVRATVTGRFTARGGLSSTIEASYP; from the coding sequence ATACCGCGCCTTGGCTACAACGCGCAGCATGCCACGAGCGGCCTGCATGCGAAGCTGCCGGCAATCGAGACCTTCCCCAATCAGTATCAGGGCTACGAGATCACGATCGAGATTCCGGAGTACACAGCCATCTGCCCCAAGACTGGCCTGCCCGACTTCGGCACGATCACCCTACGCTACACGCCAAACAAGGACTGCCTCGAATTGAAGTCGCTCAAGATGTACATTCACGCCTACCGGAACCTCGGCATCTTCTACGAGAACGCCGTGAACCGGATCCTCGCCCACGTCGTCGACGCGTGCAAACCGGTCAGGGCGACCGTGACCGGCCGCTTCACTGCCCGCGGCGGACTTTCCTCCACCATCGAAGCGTCCTACCCATAA